The segment ttaggcgggtacgagccatctgccaaaatatttttattttgaatattaGAACTATATATGTTCCAAGGTTAAAGGATAGAGTTTTACAATTAGATGGACATATTACTTCTAATTATTAACAACTTTAAGGAGGAAAGTTAATTACATGTTTTCAATGAtgatgcatgaaacgtacttaCGAACAAAGCATACATCAAACAAATAATTAACTTTAACTTAGGCACTTGATATAAAAGTGCATAAACGTTCTTTTCATAAATAGGGCAATATTATAACATTATAAGCATCGTTCCTTGTATATAAATATCACCATAATTATACTAAGAACATATCCATTTAGATAGAAGGATAAGTCTAAAGAATGAACTGAGACAAGTTAGAAGCATAAGACAAGCTTAGAAGCAATTTGGACTCAAACTAATTTGAAATTTAGTTtgactcaaaagcttttgaagttttcaaattcgaatactgctatactttctaagggaaacctgctctgataccagctgtggcagaacctcctgaattaagtggcccacatgcacacatcattgtcccaaagacttctgatcgtcgtgcacgagttccaaatgactcaagaagtctgtcgggtgtcctcgggatacccgaatcatccacgtaacattcttttcaggaattccctcatcaagcatcacagtattacaacatttcatagataagagaaatcagagtaaaagcggaaaggttacataacatagattgaaacttaagttcaaggtttacaaaccataagtatttaatacataaaagcttcggaactttattattacataaaccatagattcacacaacaacttttacttgcccaaggtcacacatcagaaaCCTCATCGTCACtttcctccacaagagtaaagtaaccatgatcatcaaaaggattatcaagagattcacctgcaacaggggttaataaaaccctgagtacaaaagtactcaacaagacttaaccgactataaaagaggtggagactcaggtatgcaggctatagggattcaaggtaaagctttatcaagatcaagtatttcttttgcataaaagcttactaagagtaaagcctactttcaagttttaactcaagattatcacttataaCTAACCAAGATCATTATCCTACTTTCATAAGCAAATcacctctttcttataccaaagattcacttattactacgatgatggggtgaggattgaggctccatatctgaggaaacacggcgattcgaatcgattaaacccagctggggattcagtaccacacgacatatgtagaacttaatcttgcatatgtcaaccttttctatagatcctcccatacaagaacgggtccagcgtcacccgagagtacagtacaccaccatcctacagccaatctagatgtttcccggtcatctcagatccgtaaggtgggtacacgctactctcgccatctctccactcccagtacgcggttagccgttctcaagtatcggaatagctataggtaaggcttaccgccgcatgtgggctgtactcaaaggtctcaatcacaacaggccaatcaacggtacggtccttaatcgactcagttggagacactactttaagactccattcttaaagcaagtccaccgaccggtctcaaattgaacatCATTAACTATAAGAGTATTCCACAACGACCCTTCGAacgttctcatttgaaaacttatctaataagcagggctaagcatactaagcattttcataaagcaggtatcaaggttaacatggaaatcatcaaggtagataatgcagcaaataggattcactcaactcctattcacctaatgcatcatattaactcaagtgatataaataactttatgaaaatacaaggatagggtttaatgtccggggcttgccttgaccggaagggaagctcggcaactcaacaacactcgaagaatccacaaactcggaagaaacccactggggatcagattcttctggagcgtattctatacgtaaaagtgcatatgcatgattatgatatactcatggcatgataaagacaggttacatgttcttggatgataacaacaaaatATGATTATCTTGAGTACAAACtaccttcacggtatagaaacaacTAACTTAGCTACCCAAAAACATAGATTATTTCTAAACAAGTTTTATCATCTTTATTAAGCAATGTTGTGGACCTATCATAACACAAGGATCATTTACATGAAttaaaccataaccagggagcatatcatgctaagtaaccaCTGGTTGCCAATAAATCCAAATATCACACAAAGCCTAAAGgaataattatttctatttgttttataattatttttaaatagctttattaagagacagagcatactttatcaaacagagctgaaattaTTCTTGAAGCTAGataacaataacataagttcacatattaaatttcatgatttttggatatacctatgaattattaaaaatcatggaaggtttattcattaataaacaAAGGCAATTTATGTATACATGAAAATTATCAGAAAATCAAACCTAACATTTTTCTTAGACTCTATCCATTTTATGtaagctatacaaaaattttcacaatttttggaccaGCAAAAGAtttattatacaaaatcaaacataactcaaaaactgcagaaaaagaaaaagaaaacgctACTGTGCCACTGCGGCCCAGAAGCTCGGCCCAGCTCGCGTGAAACTTGGCCCAGCCGGCCTTCCCCCGCGCGCGCTGGCAGTTTTGCAGAAAAGCCCTCGGCTTTCTTAGCAACCAACCCGCAGACCAGGCTACTATTCACATGAGTCTACGGCTTTGCAATCAAACTCCTCCCCTTTCTTATCTTTACAAACACGAGGTCCTCGACACTCCGGCCGTCCAGAGCGCGGCAGAGCGCGGTGGCGTGGGTTACGCCGGCCAACTCCGGTCACCCCGAGCCAAACGGAGACGAGCACAAGCACCAGCAAGCAACCCGCAACCGAACAAGCTAGCAAACTCGCACTCTACTGCTCTAGCGAGCTCTGGCCACGAGCGGCGGCGGACATGGCCGCGGCGGTGCTTACGCCGGTGGCTCTAGGCTAGTAGAGAAAGAATGGAGAGGTCAGGAAGCATTGACGTCTCACCCTGGGTGTGATGACGCAGAGAGAAGGAGCGGAGAACAGTCGGGGTTTGCTCGTCCACGCGACCAGTGACTCCGGCGGCGAGCTCCGACGAAGGAGACGATGTCCCGGCGACAGCTGTGAAGCAAAGAAGAAAAGAGCGAGCCGATGAGCATCACAAGGTCATGACGAAGCAAAgacgagagaaagagagagcagAAAGTTGCCCGGATGGGCTGACCACGGAAGACTCGAGCTCGGCGGCGATTTACTCCGGCGAGGAGGAAAACGATGAATTCCGACGCTCAGGTGCGAAAGGGAGCAGAAAGGTGGGTTCTGGAGATGCGCAAGGAGGTGTCGATCATCGTGGATGGCTCAATTTGATGCGAGAAGGATCGAGCACGGCCAATTTGGATGAGGACGGGGTACTGCTCCTCGGTGCTCCGGTGGCGGAAAAGCAGTCGGTGCTCGCAGAAGAGAAGGGCACGTCGCGCCTCTGGTTGCCAGCAGCTGCTCCACATCGTCACGGACGTGAACACGCGCTAGGACGGGATGAAACGGCGGCTCACGCGCTGGCAACGCCGATCCCAGCTCGGCGgtccaccgccatgaacagggACCGAGCTTATCCCCCTCTTCCCCAAAATACCCTTTCTGTCTTTTTGTGGAATACAACCAAACTTTGAATAGAAGTCAAAATTtcatcaaaataaaagttgtacaaaattttgtgagctacaaaacatctttaatgACCAAAGACAGATTTGAAATGGAAAGGGatgaatttgagccaaacagtttgaaattcaagcttaattccaaatttttgaattggggcaaaacagaatttcagaaattacttttgattttatataacaacttgaaaaactcccaacatgaaagttattcaacttttcaagccctacaactttcatgttgaccatttttcaaaattccaaacagattttgaattggggatttaagtttgaaaaggggacactttccggaaatctgtatttttaaaattactttggattttgtactaaatcttcaaaaactcaaaacaccaaagttgtacatcttaacaagatctacaactttgattttaaactcaacttcaaattttacttggtttttgaattgcacaaaagggggcaaatctaaggttttgaaaactagggtttccccccctaagcctttcggaaaaactttcacccaaggtttttaaactccaaaacaagcatccatacataaaataaacacactttacttcctaaacacattcatccaaaataaacttattttaggttaatgcatcagggtttACTTAACAATAAACTAtgaaatgctcatgatgacatgtcatgttttagttcgcttaacacgagagtgttacagtaactaaacagggcctaactaGGACCTTTGTTAGATTTCTCACGattatatgtttttttttgaagagATAAAGATATATAGAGTACTTGTGAAACGAACCCGAGAATGATTCTTCAGGCTGTCGTATTGATTCCTTGAGATAGATAATGAACTAatagctacctttgtttatccttcAATTCAAAATTAATCTTCTTTGTCGTCTGAGTTCATGACTGACAGAAGAGGGAAGTAATAACCTACCTGGCTTGGATGTTTGAGTCCAAAATCCAAATGAAAAATTAAACAGGATATTTGGTTCACAATTTATGTCAAGATAAAATAGGGGGACAATAGCTTCGAGTTCAGATGACCAAAAGCTTCATATAGCTTATCCTGCTGCCTAACCTTCTCTAGCCACCAAACAAAGGCGCTTGGACCTGCCACTGCCGCTCTAGACTAGTAGGAGTGTACTAGCAATAAGTTTGCAAGTGTATATAATCCGATGGATGATTGATGTACAGGTCCGTCCATCCGACCACCCCACTACAAGGCTACAAGTGTGAAATGTGATTGATGGAGCTTTCTATAACTCCATGCATGGCCGTATAAACCTAATCACAAAAGGGCATCCGTACGTCGACGAGGGTTACCGGCAAAGCAAAGATTAAGCTCGAGATGCCATCATGTAATCCATTCTCGGCACAGCTGGCGCCCATGCACTTGAGTCTTGAGAGTTGAGCCTGTTCACACTGCACAGAGCCACAGACGTCACACTGCACAGAGCCACAGACGTGTCGGCCTGAGGCACTTGCTGATTCCATGGGCCAcgagagtgtttttttttttaaaaaaaaaaattaactacGACGCCCATGGGGTTGAGAGCAGCTCCAGGGGCCCAACTCCAATGTACCAGGGCTGATCCATCACACAGGCCCAAATACGTGTATTGGGCTAGAAGCACCCGGGCCCGGCTGCTTAGCCATGGCGGTGCGAGAGACGTGTCCGTTTCCCCATCTTTCTATACCCGCATTGGGCCTTGCCCCGGCGTCTTCGCCTGCCCCCACACATCCGCAGGTTTTCGGCCATCGGGCGCTCCTCCTCTCCGTTTTCGCGAAGCAGCTCGGCACCCGCAGCCCGCTGGCGAGATTCCCGGAGGAGCAGGAAGGGGAGCAGCAGCCGTCGGAACACCCGCAGGAGAGAATCCAGGAGGAGCAGGAAGGGGAGCAGCAGCCGTCggggggaagaagaagaagatgtcgTACCTGCTGCCGCATCTCCACTCGGGGTGGGCGGTGGACCAGGCCATCCTCGCCGAGGAGGAGCGCCTCGTCATCATCCGCTTCGGCCACGACTGGGACGAGACCTGCATGCAGGTATCCAGCAACATCCTAACCCTAGAGTTCTGACCATCCTTGATCTGTGACTatgcgatgcgatgcgatgcgatTCTCTTGCGTATGATTTCTGTTTGTTCTACTTTGGCGTTGAGGGGGCGATGGGGGTTGTGCGGTTATTGAATTCGTGGAGGTGGAGGCTGTGCGTAATTCAGGaaattgggggggggggggggtcaggATTTGTTCCCGTGGGCGTTGCTGTAGGCTGTTGGAGACTTCGAGTTCAGGAGTCAAGGTCTCTGATTACTTATGCTATAGGTGAACTGTAACAGTTTTGCTGCTTTAGTTTCTGCAATCCGTGCTGCTTTCATGTTAACTCGAACGTTGGGCGCCCTGCCATGTTCATCTGACCAAACTTATAAGTACTAAACTATGTGACCAAAATTTAgcgtttttaataaataaaaggcTGAACTGTTTTGAAACACAGGCTCCAATTTGAAGACCTCGCTTTAGTGTCCCAGTGATTTCTCTCGGCATCTCCATCACTGCATATAGCTCTTTCCCTGAAAACACACAACATTTTGACAGTTCCATAAGCACATTTGTAGCATGTTTACTAATAATCCATAAAGGTGCCACAGATTCAAAAGTGCTGACCGAAATCCATTTCCATCATTTCAGAAATCTCTTTCTGAATataagatgacacacatcaatcTAAAAACAGGTGAGTTATCCAACTGTTTTCTGCTCATTACAGAATACAAGCAGGTGAGGTCACTCATAGGTCTTCTAGCTAACTTATTTCTTATATAAGCAGTATATTGTTAGACAGTAACCATAACAAAACCCCAGGATTTGGAAATCTTACTAACAAACAGGAGTTGCAAATCaatagattaaaaaaaatacagCAGTTCTAGCTGATTATTGATATTCTGCTAGTTGGTCTGGATTTCGTGATGCAAGAATACAAGTCTGAAAGACTGGCCATTTGACACATACGGAATATATAGAGAAGTACAATAGTTATGTGTTCACTAAATCTTCTGAGGTCAAATCAACTGCTAACAGTTCCCTAACCTAACTAAAAGGGCAGTTGGTTCGTAGAAACTAACTCCTGAATACTACTCCAAGAAGAACCAGATGGCTGCGCTTTCACATACACAACCAATTCATTAACCAATCCACCAGATTTCACATGCACAGACCTCATGAACAACTGTTTGTTCTTAGAGTCTGCTACCATCAGGTTCTCAAAAAATCATGGCcaactatcattttttttcttgttgaCATTGTTGTGCCGGAATGAAGTGTCACCGGCCTTGATAATGAAGTGGTTTATTCCTTTTACTTGTCATTGTCAATACAGTCAACTGGACTATAAATATTGCAATAGTTTTTTACTATGTGTGCAGTCTTTCTTCCATCACCTAAGCTTCTGTGTCGAtattatccatatttatttgcTTCAGAGTTCATATTCCTAATGGAAGAATTGATGAACTTAGTCAGTCCACTCAATGTATGTAATTATACTATTGCAGTTTGCTACAATGTAGTGGGTAATTTTGTGACACATGTGTTTTATACAtcactaggtagcgtgcccgtgcgttgctacgggataactaaatttttataataaagaaAACACGGATCGCACGATAAAATAACAATATTATGaaattaaatattaaataaGTGTTTGCTAATGTGACAAGGtaattattgaagaaagagagtaaaaatcatagaaactgagactaagttagaaaccataccTATACAAGAACCAAGACATAAAGGAATATGATTGGTAGAGAATGAAAAGAGAATATCCATTAGGACTATGGTTTCTATATGTAGTATCTATGAAAAataataggtatagaaactacatgtaaAGTTCGGAGACAAAGTGCCTGCATTCCCAAATAGTCATGATATTCAGATAAAGCTGCAAAATATACCTGCACAACCAATGAGCATCAACCCATTTGATGATAATGCAAAGAAATTTCTTCGGAGTCCAACAATCTGCCAAGTTTATCACCCAAATCACATTTCTAAACCTGAAACAAAACAAAGCACAAAATCAATGTACATAGTAGCCAACTAAGGAGCCTAATAAATTTAGATACGCAAAATAACAGATGTATATTGATTCTTGTCCTGATTGCTAGAGTGTTAAGAGTATAAAAAATAGTTGATTAAAAATAGTGGATCAAATCAATAGATTGTACAATAAGCAACATAGGATCTATagaacaaaagaaaataaattagCATGTATGATGGAAAAGATAGTATCCATTATAATATGATAAGTATAAGCAACTGTTGTTTTACAACAAATTTGGAGATCTGTATGCAGTAAATATGAAATAAGCAAGTCTAAAATCATAATAAGTTTTGTTCCAGATGTTCTTTGATCTCCAAATATAACATGTAGTCCTTTACGATAGCAAAAAAAATGTTTATCTAAAACACACTTtggtagcttgtttgcttcttaGGAGAAATCTCGCACATATGCACATAGAAAGAGTAAGCATCAAGTcaacaggagcacgcgtaatttACAAAAAAACAGGGGCAGGTGAAGAAATTCCTTACTCCTTGGATTCGAGAGAGCAGATCCTGGAAAACCCAAGGCACAATCAGTATACTCAGAGCCACTGTCAACCATGGCATCTATGGACAGCTTGCTGGGCAGTGGCATGGATAGGACCAAGAGCAGAATGGTTACAGGTGTTCAGCTTGGTGTAGGTGATCGATCGTGTAGCACAAGCTTTGAGAAACTTTTGGCCTGAACAACCTCAAGAACCTGCAGATGGCAATATGGCATAGCTAAGCTGCAAAGACTTTCATATCACAAGGTAACATAACATGCAAGAAATAACATATCTGGTTGATATAAACATGCAAGGTAGCATAACATATGTATATTGGAGCTTGTGAGTATTAGGATGGAATCTCCTAGACCTTGTTAGTATTGTTAAGAACCTTAACCTAATGGACTATGACACTAAAGCTTAAGCAAGTATAGCAATGAGCAATGTCATGTTTGTTTCAGCTAGGGATTCTGAAAAATAGCTTGTGGATTGTGAAAAGCTCTGGATCATAGGGCTGTTTGATTGTGTGCCCACCACTTGAAGCAGTCTGTAACAAGTGGCATTGTAGGTAATTACACGTCACAAACTCACAATACATGAAAAGCAGGGTAGGACCAACTTCTTCAATTGTTACAATCCAACGACCTAGGTTATGGAAATTGGAGTCACAAGCTGCCTGTTTATTTAAGCTTCAAATTGTAAAAGGTACAATCCAAAATTCAAAGCTCAAACACATGTTGTAATGCCCTGCATTACCTTAACATATCGATGATACCATGGACCATCTAACAAGGTGCTAACACGATGAAGGCAGCAAGACTGACCTTGCAGTGAAGTCCTAAGGGGCTCTACAAACTCTGAAAACTCCATCTCATCAAGCACCTTGAGGACATCATCAGCGTTGATATGGTCTGCCTCTCTGATTCCTTGCACATATCATTGGCACTGCAGACAAAATCATCATCATACTATTATCTCGGATACCTTAATAAGGAAGAGCTAATTATACTAAGTTGGAAGACCATTTTCCAACTGAAATGATCGAGAGCCTCCATGTTAGAATACACAAGAAGTTAGATTTCACAGATTCCCCTTTCCATACCCCTCTCTACTTAAAATGAGCAGAGATTGCTATCGGACACAAAAACTCGTTGTCAGTTACTCTACCATAGTAAAATGCATCACATGTGTTACTTGGAGCTTTGATTGATGGTAGCATCTACAATTTTGCACAAAATACCCAGGATTCgattggataaaatatgttgtaCGTCACTATTGTTCCACAAAATGGTATTATCAGCCTATCAGATTACTGGCATTCTCTTCCAAGTTCCAAATCTGAATGCAACCTGCAATAGAGGATACAGTAAATGGGGGCGACATGGATCTAAATCAGAGGGATTGGGATGTTACAGACGTGGTGGAGAGATAGTGGATGAAGATGCACGCACTCACGGTGAACGCAGCCATGGTGTCCTTATTGACAATGACCTCGGCTCCTTGCCTCTTTTCCTGCTAGCGAAGGTGGACCTGGGCGGCAGCTTGTCCATCTCCGCCTCAGTCAACACGGCCGCAGGTGCCACCGGCACCGGAGCGAGATCCTCTTGTGTGGCTTCGGACGGCTGCGGCTCCCCCTTCCAGGCTGTGGTGGTGAGGAATGAGGAGGCTGTGTGAAGCAGAAACCACAAACCCTAGCAAAATCCATGGTCCTTCCCACTCTCTTTTGCACTGAGGGACGGAGAGCGAGCGGGGGCGGGGTCATGCTGTGAGCACGGCGCCGCCTGCCGTGGGAGACTTTTGTTGGGCGAAGGCATCGTCGTCTGGGATTGGGGGAGAAGATCGCGCGCTGGCTGGAGGGTCGGGTGGGATTGGGCTTCCATTCTTACCTCCCTTGCGCACGAGCGAGAGGCAGGGATCGCAGGGGCGAGGCAGATCGATGGCGTGATTGCGGGATCGCAGTCTAGCGAGAGAGGAAAGTTGCGCCTGAGATCGCAAGGGGGAGGGCCTCGCGGCGACCCCAAACGAATGTCGCACGAAGAAACAATCTTAGTTTctctctttttagttgtaggagataaaCAAGCTATTATTTGATACGATTATTGCAAAGATACACTTCCATGAAATTGGATTATTAATCAATGACTTGTCATGTATCCATTTCTCTCTTTCTACGTTTGTTTATAGTAGGTATATTAGATTTTGCAACCAGTGCTGCCTTTATGTTAATTACTAATCAGTGAGCATGAGTAGGGGTTGCTTAGGTTAGGGTAATGCTGATGGTAACCAGGGTTATAGACAGCTCTGCTTGGTCGATTAAAACATGTGGGAGGgccatttgtttatgatctctaAACTCGCCATTTAGCGCCTGGCATCGCCCTCCCTGCTTGGCTATACTCTATCGTATCAATAAAGTGTAAGATGGTACTATCTTTTGGTTTTCTGTTCGTAGGGGAAGATTGTAAGTAAGTCTGTCCTTTTATCAggtaaataaagattttattccACATAAGGTTTTGATAAACTACTTAACCTTAGTTTTGAAGccttttgtgatgaaactgaATTGGTGCAATTGTTTGTACTGGTTGCTTTCTTGCTTGTGGTATGTGGAAACAATAAAGAGTTAGGTGTGTTTTAGTGTATTGACTCCAGGATTCTACAATTCTGCTTACTTTTGTAAATACTGCATAAGAGAATTATGAACTGCACCAGTCCACATTTAAAGTCTCTAAAATGCTTGGTCCTCATGTCGATTAGTGAGGAGACAAATAAATACTCAAGGTTTGGGTATCTCATAACAATATTACCAGTTTGCTACTTGGCTGATTAAATTATAAACTGTTTGTTTATTGGCCTGGTTTGTACAGCATTGCATGTTACAGTTATGTTCAGTTGATTCTTTTGTAAATTTGGAACAGAAGTGGTTAGGGTGTTTTCTTTGTTAGGTGACATAGTACATCTGTCCACTCATGTTGCGAGCGCAAGCGACAACTTCAGTGCTTGATTTTTGCTATTCATGGCTCAATGAAATTGAGGTGAAGTAGCCTTGATCTTTTCATTGATGCTTTCTAAAAACCATGTTCATGGCACTTGCCCTTTTTTAAATTCTCACTTGGACATATATTTTGGTTCCGCACTAATTTAGCACTGTTGTGTGTTTTGACTTCATTCTGACTCGCTCTTGTTAATGTTTAGATGGATGAAGTGCTGGCAGCAGTAGCTGAGACCATAAAGAACTTTGCAGTCATCTACCTTGTTGACATCACAGAGGTCCCTGATTTCAACACTATGTACGAGCTGTATGACCCTTCTACGGTGATGTTCTTCTTCCGGAACAAGCACATCATGATTGATCTTGGGACAGGAAACAACAACAAGATCAACTGGGCCCTGAAGGACAAGCAAGAGTTCATCGACATCGTGGAGACTGTTTACAGGGGCGCCCGGAAAGGCCGTGGTCTGGTGATTGCTCCAAAGGACTACTCCACAAAGTACCGTTACTAAGAAGTGAAGCATTCACGCGGAGCAGCAGCTGCTGTTTGCTAGCCTAGTATGTTCCCCTTATGCAATCTATTAGGGGATGTTTACTCAGACAGTCAGTTCGACTGGCAATGCTTAACTGTATCTTGGCATGCCCTagtatattcaagttgctggcGTTAACTATATCTTGGCATGCCAAAGTGATCTTGTGAAGTTGTGATTTGAGGTGATTGCTGGAGtacccccccccaaaaaaaaaaggatttgCGTTCTCCCTCCCTTTGGAATGGCTATATGTTTACTAATGAGAAACAGTTACATGTTTGGAACGTGGGAACTGTGCTTTGCTATTTTGTATGAACGAGTGCCCCTCAATCTGTAAGTCCAATATAAATTGAGCTCTTTTTGATGGTGCCCACTGCCCAGGATATGCAGAAGCTTTGCTTGACCGCGTCCAGCTGTGTGATTCTAGGAACCATGCAACAGTCTTTTTCATGGCTATTTTTTATGTCGTGGTGCCGGTCCGATCCAAATATATAGGTTATCTCATGCCACCCATCGTGCCAAGTTCTTAGACAGTTATGGCTCCAATTTTTTCGTAGCGTAGCATATTTTGAGCCGTTGAGCCGTGTGTACCATGAATAGATGAGCTTCCGGCTTCATTTGTACTACGTATCAAAGGGATTTGTACAGAAGTTAAATCATTTTGTTTTCTGATGCATGCATCGCACGTGTGCTGTTAAGAGGAGAATAGTTTTAGCTGAACTGCTGCCTCCAGTTCGTGGGGTTATTAAGCGAGCATGGACGCTGGTGTCCTGGAGGATTAACTGGGACGTGAACTGATAATCATCACTGGGGCCCGGCCCGGGGGCGTGTACGTGCCAGTCAAACAAACGTAGCATTGATCGGAATCGGACCACGTATAATTGGAGGGCCATCCTCCTCATGGCTCATGATGATGCCTTTTGAGACGGCAGCTCCGTGTTGGAACGTTCCTTGCCCGGGGACTTCTTCACATATAGATCTCTCTCCATGATTGCTTCGTATTGTCTAGGTACATGCATGCACGCGTGAGCAATCACGGTCCACTGTCGTCCCATCACAGCGCCAGCTGGATGCCTCTATATGAAATCATACTACTATATGCTAGCGACTAGTGAAACGAACCTGAACGATTCTTCAGGCTGTAGTATTGATTTCTTTTGTGAGATAGATAATGAACGAATAGCTACCGTTGTTTATCCCCCCAAATCAAAATTAATCAATCTTCTCTGTCGGCTGAGTTCATGACTGACAGAAGAGCGAATGGAGTAACCTGGGCTTGGATGTGTCCGAGTCCAAAATCCAAATGAAAAACAGGATATTTGGTGACAATATGTCTTGTCAAGATAAAATATGGGGACAATTAGGGATGCAAAT is part of the Sorghum bicolor cultivar BTx623 chromosome 10, Sorghum_bicolor_NCBIv3, whole genome shotgun sequence genome and harbors:
- the LOC8065492 gene encoding thioredoxin-like protein YLS8, with product MSYLLPHLHSGWAVDQAILAEEERLVIIRFGHDWDETCMQMDEVLAAVAETIKNFAVIYLVDITEVPDFNTMYELYDPSTVMFFFRNKHIMIDLGTGNNNKINWALKDKQEFIDIVETVYRGARKGRGLVIAPKDYSTKYRY